From Natrinema amylolyticum, the proteins below share one genomic window:
- the azf gene encoding NAD-dependent glucose-6-phosphate dehydrogenase Azf — MAQSVLLTGAAGRVGEAILGGLADDHEWRLLDRDPPTEDQPGEFVVADITDGDAVREAMKGIDVVIHLAGDPRPEAPWDSVLTNNIDGTQTVFEAAVDAGVEKVVFASSNHAVGNYETDARTPEMYREHDEYLLDGTELPRPSNLYGVSKAAGETLGRYYRDEYDLSVACVRIGNLTEGHPPIDYERGQAMWLSYRDCAHLFDRCIRADYDYEIVYGISDNDRKYYSLERAREALGYEPQDNSAYYDGEERVIPDN, encoded by the coding sequence ATGGCACAGTCAGTCCTGCTCACGGGGGCTGCGGGGCGGGTCGGAGAGGCCATCCTCGGCGGCCTCGCGGACGACCACGAGTGGCGATTACTTGATCGAGATCCGCCGACCGAGGACCAGCCGGGCGAGTTCGTCGTCGCGGACATCACCGACGGCGACGCCGTCCGTGAGGCGATGAAGGGAATCGACGTCGTGATCCACCTCGCCGGCGACCCGCGCCCCGAAGCGCCGTGGGATAGCGTACTGACGAACAACATCGACGGCACGCAGACGGTCTTCGAGGCCGCCGTCGACGCGGGCGTCGAGAAGGTCGTCTTCGCCTCCTCGAACCACGCCGTCGGGAACTACGAGACCGACGCGCGCACACCCGAGATGTACCGCGAGCACGACGAGTACCTGCTCGACGGCACCGAACTCCCGCGGCCGAGCAACCTCTACGGCGTCTCGAAGGCCGCCGGCGAAACCCTCGGCCGGTACTACCGCGACGAATACGACCTCTCGGTCGCCTGCGTCCGCATCGGGAACCTCACCGAGGGCCACCCGCCGATCGACTACGAGCGCGGGCAGGCGATGTGGCTCTCCTACCGGGACTGTGCACACCTGTTCGATCGCTGTATCCGCGCCGACTACGACTACGAGATCGTCTACGGCATCTCAGACAACGACCGGAAATACTACTCGCTCGAGCGCGCCCGCGAGGCGCTCGGCTACGAGCCGCAGGACAACTCCGCGTACTACGACGGTGAAGAGCGGGTCATTCCGGACAACTAA
- a CDS encoding cupredoxin domain-containing protein codes for MEPESVTAEIGESVTFEVHWQSGHAAEACFVFAIQDGSGGWIDLGQHSERASELGEHKHFDQTVTIPELDPGTYTLRVSASEAYHRCPHPGEQTWPILAADVTVEAVCVENSRGAENADPPGHDKDRGDPGGQAHDSDEGGEMPGERKGHCKFD; via the coding sequence ATGGAGCCAGAGTCAGTGACTGCAGAGATCGGTGAGTCAGTGACGTTCGAAGTCCACTGGCAGTCCGGACACGCCGCTGAGGCCTGTTTCGTTTTCGCTATCCAGGACGGTAGTGGCGGCTGGATTGACCTAGGACAACACAGTGAACGGGCCAGTGAACTCGGTGAGCACAAACACTTCGATCAAACGGTGACGATTCCGGAACTGGATCCGGGGACGTACACACTCAGAGTGAGCGCATCGGAGGCCTACCACCGCTGTCCGCATCCGGGCGAACAGACGTGGCCCATATTGGCAGCGGACGTGACGGTCGAAGCCGTCTGCGTCGAAAACAGCAGGGGCGCAGAGAACGCGGATCCCCCGGGACACGACAAGGACCGAGGCGATCCCGGTGGGCAGGCCCACGACAGTGACGAGGGCGGTGAGATGCCCGGTGAGCGAAAAGGCCACTGTAAGTTCGACTGA
- a CDS encoding DUF309 domain-containing protein, with product MRDRIRAGVAVFNDGHYHAAHDAWEDRWLELESGSDDERLLHGLIQYSGAVYHARERNWEGAVGLAESGGEYLADLPADYRDLRLEPVRSFLSRLAADPEIVERRSPVRLEHEDTVPGLTDLGFEPTAIAAVVLAEEFGYDEDPIDRTRGYAQQDLEAGEDGSKFITLLFDFVREDENRGIIYQRLTDHVGRRRAREEDVKGLF from the coding sequence ATGCGCGATCGGATCCGGGCCGGCGTCGCCGTCTTCAACGATGGTCACTACCACGCCGCCCACGACGCCTGGGAGGACCGCTGGCTCGAGCTCGAGTCGGGGAGCGACGACGAGCGACTGCTCCACGGCTTGATCCAGTACAGCGGTGCGGTCTACCACGCCCGCGAGCGCAACTGGGAGGGTGCCGTCGGCCTCGCAGAGAGCGGTGGCGAGTACCTCGCGGACCTGCCGGCCGACTACCGGGATCTCCGACTCGAGCCGGTCCGGTCGTTTCTGTCTCGGCTCGCGGCCGATCCCGAGATCGTCGAGCGGCGGTCGCCGGTCCGTCTCGAGCACGAGGACACTGTCCCGGGCCTGACCGATCTCGGTTTCGAGCCCACGGCGATCGCGGCGGTCGTGCTCGCCGAGGAGTTCGGCTACGACGAGGACCCAATCGACCGGACTCGTGGGTACGCACAGCAGGATCTCGAGGCCGGCGAGGACGGCAGCAAGTTCATCACGCTGCTGTTCGATTTCGTCCGCGAGGACGAGAATCGCGGGATCATCTACCAGCGACTGACCGATCACGTCGGCAGGCGGCGGGCGCGCGAAGAGGACGTGAAAGGGCTGTTCTGA
- a CDS encoding heavy metal translocating P-type ATPase — MSQDSQPITDSSAPVSESDTASARTTPNATADVGTCDLCDLPTPAEPITDPDVDGSFCCRGCLEVSRTLERADDAPDESTIRSRADDRSGENERDLDALDGDDAFLAVEGMHCATCEAFLEATAEGEDGVLGATASYATDTIRIVYDPDRLAADDLPDLVSGYGYTAADRAAEDEVDADDGLVSLLLGGFFGMMVMVWYVLFLYPTYFGFEPVADFGGYDGFFLAANIWLLASFILFYTGYPILRGAYVSLRAGRPNMDLLVATAALGSYTYSVVATLLGHLHLYFDVTVAIVLVVTVGTHYEQAVKRRATGLLSELTERQVDEARLESGERVPLEAVDPGDRLLVRPGERVPLDGEIVEGTAAVDESLVTGESLPVGKEPGDFVRGGTVVTDAPIVIAVGDEAESTLDRLVSLLWSIQSARPGVQRLADKLATVFVPLVVVLAVGAAAVALATGSSPSTALLLGLTVVIVSCPCALGLATPLAIAAGVQAAAKRGVVVAAETIFEDAPDVDVVVLDKTGTLTTGRMAVGAVHAADGTDPDAVLRRVGAVELLSEHPIAAAIVKAAPDSATRDAVDDGDTEAGDDGAAVESFERAARGVSGVVDGDHIVAGHPDFLRERGHAVPDALEPRIDDVRDAGRVPVAVGWDGRVRGAIAVGDSPRAELDDALEALAAGREVVVLTGDEGAAVEGIRELDGVDEVFAGVPPEAKAETVDRLRARGTVAMVGDGSNDAPALAAADVGIAMGGGTKLATDAADAVIVDDDLAAVAETFTVATRTHRRIRQNLGWAFAYNAVAIPLAVTGLLNPLFAAVAMAASSALVVCNSVRSI, encoded by the coding sequence ATGAGTCAGGACTCGCAACCGATCACGGACTCGTCCGCGCCGGTCTCGGAATCCGACACCGCGAGCGCGAGGACGACCCCGAACGCGACCGCCGACGTCGGTACCTGCGACCTGTGTGATCTCCCGACGCCCGCGGAGCCGATCACCGACCCCGACGTCGACGGCTCGTTCTGCTGTCGGGGCTGTCTCGAGGTCTCCCGAACGCTCGAGCGCGCCGACGACGCGCCGGACGAATCGACGATCCGGTCGCGAGCGGACGACCGAAGCGGCGAGAACGAGCGCGATCTCGACGCGCTCGACGGCGACGACGCCTTCCTCGCGGTCGAGGGAATGCACTGTGCGACCTGTGAGGCCTTCCTCGAGGCGACCGCCGAGGGCGAAGACGGCGTCCTCGGCGCGACGGCCAGTTACGCGACGGACACGATCCGGATCGTCTACGACCCCGACCGGCTCGCGGCCGACGACCTTCCGGACCTCGTCTCCGGCTACGGCTACACTGCAGCCGATCGGGCCGCCGAAGACGAGGTGGACGCGGACGACGGACTCGTCTCGCTCCTGCTGGGCGGGTTCTTCGGCATGATGGTCATGGTGTGGTACGTCCTCTTTCTGTATCCGACCTACTTCGGCTTCGAGCCGGTGGCTGACTTCGGCGGCTACGACGGCTTCTTCCTCGCCGCGAACATCTGGTTGCTGGCCTCGTTTATCCTGTTTTACACCGGCTATCCGATCCTCCGCGGTGCATACGTCAGTCTCAGAGCAGGCCGGCCGAACATGGACTTGCTCGTCGCGACGGCAGCGCTGGGGTCGTACACCTACAGCGTGGTCGCGACGCTGCTCGGCCACCTCCACCTCTACTTCGACGTCACCGTCGCGATCGTTCTCGTGGTGACCGTCGGCACCCACTACGAGCAGGCGGTCAAACGTCGCGCGACCGGACTGCTCTCGGAACTGACCGAACGACAGGTCGACGAGGCCCGCCTCGAAAGCGGCGAGAGGGTCCCGCTCGAGGCCGTCGACCCCGGCGACCGACTACTCGTCCGCCCCGGTGAACGGGTGCCCCTCGACGGCGAGATCGTCGAGGGGACCGCCGCCGTTGACGAGTCGCTGGTCACCGGCGAGTCCTTGCCGGTCGGGAAGGAGCCCGGCGATTTCGTCCGCGGCGGGACCGTGGTCACGGACGCCCCAATCGTCATCGCGGTCGGCGACGAGGCCGAGAGCACGCTCGATCGCCTCGTCTCGCTGCTCTGGTCGATCCAGAGCGCCCGGCCCGGCGTCCAGCGCCTCGCGGACAAGCTCGCGACCGTCTTCGTCCCGCTGGTCGTCGTCCTCGCCGTCGGCGCGGCGGCCGTCGCGCTCGCGACCGGCTCGAGTCCGTCGACCGCTCTCCTGCTCGGGCTGACGGTCGTCATCGTCTCCTGTCCCTGCGCGCTCGGGCTAGCGACGCCGCTGGCGATCGCCGCGGGCGTTCAGGCCGCCGCGAAGCGGGGGGTCGTCGTCGCCGCGGAGACGATCTTCGAGGACGCCCCGGACGTCGACGTCGTCGTCCTCGACAAGACCGGGACGCTGACGACCGGACGGATGGCCGTCGGGGCCGTCCACGCCGCCGACGGCACCGATCCGGACGCGGTACTTCGACGGGTCGGTGCGGTCGAGTTGCTGTCGGAGCACCCGATCGCCGCAGCCATCGTCAAGGCGGCGCCCGATTCCGCGACCCGAGACGCGGTCGACGACGGTGATACCGAGGCCGGCGATGACGGTGCCGCCGTCGAATCGTTCGAGCGGGCCGCTCGCGGCGTCAGCGGCGTCGTCGACGGCGACCACATCGTCGCCGGCCACCCCGACTTCCTTCGCGAGCGCGGCCACGCCGTTCCCGACGCCCTCGAGCCACGCATCGACGACGTCCGCGACGCCGGTCGCGTCCCCGTCGCCGTCGGCTGGGACGGTCGGGTCCGCGGCGCGATCGCCGTCGGCGACTCGCCGCGCGCGGAACTGGACGACGCGCTCGAGGCGCTCGCCGCGGGCCGCGAGGTCGTCGTCCTCACCGGCGACGAGGGGGCCGCGGTCGAGGGGATCCGCGAACTGGACGGGGTCGACGAGGTCTTCGCCGGCGTCCCGCCGGAAGCGAAGGCCGAGACCGTCGACCGGCTCCGGGCGCGCGGGACGGTCGCGATGGTCGGCGACGGGAGCAACGACGCGCCCGCGCTGGCCGCCGCCGACGTGGGAATCGCGATGGGCGGCGGCACGAAACTCGCGACCGACGCGGCCGACGCGGTGATCGTCGACGACGACCTCGCGGCCGTCGCCGAGACGTTCACCGTCGCGACCCGAACGCATCGGCGAATCCGACAGAACCTCGGCTGGGCGTTCGCCTACAACGCGGTCGCGATCCCGCTCGCGGTCACCGGGCTACTGAACCCGCTGTTCGCCGCCGTCGCGATGGCCGCGAGCAGCGCGCTCGTCGTCTGTAACTCGGTGCGCTCGATTTAG
- a CDS encoding helix-turn-helix transcriptional regulator, with protein sequence MASTELVLEIVDVLRKRKGILACLLEEPRDKATLCNELEIPRSTLDRAIRELESIGMVAYIDGEYAVTASGKRLVRDFFRFIERAELTLELEPFLQWLPPDESDFDIQWLDEAELFVPTDADPYAIINRHVQLLRETDHMRGLLPVVGLHAYEAAHENIVENEAEAELTIETDVAEVVTSTAPFAELTEEMLETGRLEISVYDGSVPYFIGVFDDNVVQIGVGEYREPRAMVETDRREVLTWADERLAEYKRGAERLSGEAERDFRRPVNERKT encoded by the coding sequence ATGGCTTCAACAGAACTAGTACTGGAGATCGTCGACGTTCTCCGGAAACGAAAGGGGATACTGGCGTGCCTCTTGGAAGAACCTCGAGACAAAGCGACTCTCTGCAACGAGCTAGAAATTCCGCGCTCGACGTTAGACAGAGCTATCAGGGAACTCGAATCGATCGGAATGGTCGCGTATATCGACGGTGAATACGCTGTCACTGCTTCCGGGAAACGACTAGTCCGCGACTTTTTTCGATTCATAGAACGAGCGGAACTGACACTCGAGTTAGAGCCATTTCTCCAGTGGCTGCCGCCCGATGAGTCTGACTTCGATATCCAGTGGTTAGACGAGGCGGAATTGTTCGTCCCGACCGACGCCGATCCGTATGCGATAATCAATCGACACGTGCAACTACTGCGGGAAACGGACCACATGCGAGGATTGCTTCCGGTCGTCGGATTGCACGCCTATGAGGCCGCTCACGAAAACATCGTAGAGAACGAAGCCGAAGCTGAACTGACCATCGAAACGGATGTCGCAGAGGTAGTGACATCGACGGCACCCTTCGCAGAATTGACCGAAGAGATGCTCGAAACCGGACGATTGGAAATATCCGTTTACGACGGATCAGTTCCTTACTTCATCGGTGTATTCGACGATAATGTCGTCCAGATCGGCGTCGGCGAGTATAGAGAACCACGCGCGATGGTCGAAACCGATCGCAGAGAAGTACTGACGTGGGCGGACGAGAGGCTAGCCGAATACAAGCGAGGTGCTGAACGACTTTCCGGTGAAGCCGAGCGCGACTTCCGACGACCGGTGAACGAGCGAAAAACCTAG
- a CDS encoding signal peptidase complex subunit 2 — protein MASAMETSETDQTREIGHEEYDPIGTAILIGIYFLILVLLWLFMYFVEFLGNGPTVVGALLTVVGLA, from the coding sequence ATGGCTTCGGCAATGGAAACGAGCGAGACCGATCAGACCCGCGAGATCGGTCACGAGGAGTACGACCCGATCGGGACGGCGATCCTGATCGGGATCTACTTCCTGATACTGGTACTGCTGTGGCTGTTCATGTACTTCGTCGAGTTCCTCGGCAACGGGCCGACCGTCGTCGGCGCGCTTCTGACGGTGGTGGGACTGGCATGA
- a CDS encoding aminopeptidase, giving the protein MDERVREHAEVLVDWSARVESGDDVVLSVGPDAHELAVAVAAELGDRGANLLATYSSGEVTRAYLRAHDGDFDESPAHELAVVENADVYLSLGGGRNTSATADVPGEQRRAYNDARREIRETRLGTRWVSTVHPTRSLAQQANMAYEEYQEFAYEAILRDWEALADEMAQLKDILDAGSEVRLVSRDTDLTMEIDGRTAVNSAASVAYDSHNLPSGEVFTAPSATEGEVTFDVPMTLRGESVRNVRLEFADGEVVDYDADQGGDVVGEILETDAGARRLGELGIGMNRGIDRYTDNILFDEKMGDTVHLALGRAYDACLPDGESGNESAVHVDLITDVSEDSRLEVDGEVIQRNGVFRFEDGFDA; this is encoded by the coding sequence ATGGACGAACGCGTACGCGAACACGCCGAGGTACTGGTCGACTGGAGCGCTCGCGTCGAGTCGGGTGACGACGTCGTCCTCTCCGTGGGGCCCGACGCCCACGAGCTGGCGGTCGCGGTCGCCGCGGAGTTGGGCGACCGAGGGGCGAACCTCCTCGCGACCTATAGCTCGGGCGAGGTTACGCGGGCTTATCTCCGGGCGCACGACGGCGACTTCGACGAGAGCCCGGCCCACGAACTCGCCGTCGTCGAGAACGCCGACGTTTACCTCTCGCTCGGCGGCGGTCGGAACACGAGCGCGACGGCCGACGTCCCCGGCGAGCAGCGACGAGCCTACAACGACGCTCGACGCGAGATTCGAGAGACCCGACTGGGCACCCGCTGGGTCTCGACGGTCCATCCGACGCGGTCGCTCGCCCAGCAGGCGAACATGGCCTACGAGGAGTACCAGGAGTTCGCCTACGAGGCGATCCTGCGGGACTGGGAGGCGCTGGCCGACGAGATGGCCCAGTTGAAGGACATCCTCGACGCCGGCTCCGAGGTTCGGCTGGTCTCGAGGGACACCGATCTCACGATGGAGATCGACGGGCGGACGGCAGTCAACAGCGCCGCCTCGGTGGCGTACGACTCGCATAACCTCCCCAGCGGGGAGGTCTTCACCGCACCCTCTGCGACCGAGGGCGAGGTGACCTTCGACGTGCCGATGACGCTGCGGGGCGAGTCAGTCCGGAACGTCCGCCTCGAGTTCGCGGACGGCGAGGTCGTCGACTACGACGCCGATCAGGGCGGGGACGTCGTCGGTGAGATCCTCGAGACGGACGCGGGCGCGCGCCGGCTGGGCGAACTCGGTATCGGGATGAATCGCGGGATCGACCGCTACACGGACAACATTCTCTTCGACGAGAAGATGGGCGATACCGTCCACCTGGCGCTCGGCCGGGCCTACGACGCCTGTCTCCCCGACGGCGAGTCAGGCAACGAGTCTGCCGTCCACGTCGATCTGATTACCGATGTCAGCGAGGACTCCCGCCTCGAGGTCGACGGGGAGGTAATCCAGCGGAACGGCGTCTTCCGATTCGAAGACGGGTTCGACGCGTAG
- a CDS encoding sulfite exporter TauE/SafE family protein → MNTGLCQMTPVSTPADSISIVGLEVPTLLSAGLEHADLLVLVVVGLLAGAHCLGMCGPLVTTYADRIGAASEKRRDDSLTGFEVRQHALFNLGRTASYAAIGGLFGLLGAITIASSEAVAAVGDSVRGATGVLVGIAIVASGLYYLRGETAVPGHGLPVVGSLFGRLSGLLSSRIDRLATSPGIVALGAVHGFMPCPIIYPAYLYAFAVGSPARGALSLAVLGLGTIPTLFAYGTVLTAIEADTRVRLHRGLGAAFVVLGYLPLQHGLMLYGVHLPHPPIPFAQPF, encoded by the coding sequence CTGAACACCGGTCTCTGCCAGATGACTCCCGTATCGACCCCTGCGGATTCGATCTCGATAGTGGGGCTCGAGGTCCCAACCCTGCTCAGCGCCGGCCTCGAGCACGCCGACCTCCTCGTCCTCGTCGTCGTCGGCCTGCTCGCCGGGGCACACTGTCTCGGGATGTGCGGTCCGCTGGTGACGACCTACGCCGACCGGATCGGGGCCGCGAGCGAGAAGCGCCGCGACGATTCGCTCACCGGCTTCGAAGTCCGCCAGCACGCGCTGTTCAACCTCGGTCGGACGGCCAGCTACGCGGCCATCGGCGGCCTGTTCGGCCTGCTGGGTGCGATCACGATCGCCTCGAGCGAGGCCGTCGCCGCGGTCGGCGATTCCGTCAGGGGGGCGACCGGGGTTCTCGTCGGGATCGCGATCGTCGCGAGCGGGCTGTACTATCTCCGAGGCGAAACCGCAGTCCCCGGTCACGGCCTCCCCGTCGTCGGCTCGCTGTTCGGCCGGCTCTCGGGACTGCTCTCGAGCCGGATCGATCGCCTCGCGACCTCGCCCGGGATCGTCGCGCTCGGCGCGGTCCACGGCTTCATGCCGTGTCCGATCATCTATCCGGCCTACCTCTACGCGTTCGCGGTCGGCTCGCCGGCGCGCGGCGCGCTCTCGCTGGCCGTCCTCGGTCTGGGAACGATCCCGACGCTGTTCGCATACGGAACCGTCCTGACCGCGATCGAGGCCGATACGCGCGTGCGCCTCCATCGCGGGCTGGGCGCGGCGTTCGTCGTCCTCGGTTATCTCCCCCTCCAGCACGGACTGATGCTGTACGGCGTCCACCTGCCACACCCGCCGATTCCCTTCGCGCAACCCTTCTAA
- a CDS encoding aldo/keto reductase produces the protein MEYTTLGSTGMKVSRICLGCMSFGTGREWMLEPEESEELIERAIDLGINFFDTANVYSTGESEEILGDALAGYDRDSQVVATKVFGEMDPDNPNASGLSRKAIEQELEASLDRLGMDTIDLYQTHRWDYDTPIGETLRALDDAVRRGQVRYVGTSSMWAHQFAEALQASDALGLERFATMQNHYNVLYREEEREMLPLCEKEDVGVIPWSPLARGVATRPHEEIESTTRGQTDQYLEQMSYLQGGGEEINERVQELADDEGVSMGQISLAWLLHKDWVDAPIVGTTSVEHLEDAVEALEIDLSDSDMEYLEEPYEPLPVAGHE, from the coding sequence ATGGAGTACACGACGCTCGGATCGACGGGAATGAAAGTCAGTCGAATCTGTCTGGGCTGTATGAGCTTCGGCACGGGCCGGGAGTGGATGCTCGAGCCCGAGGAAAGCGAGGAACTCATCGAGCGCGCGATCGACCTCGGGATCAACTTCTTCGACACCGCGAACGTCTACTCCACGGGCGAGTCCGAGGAGATCCTGGGCGACGCCCTCGCGGGCTACGACCGCGATTCGCAGGTCGTCGCGACGAAGGTCTTCGGCGAGATGGATCCCGACAACCCGAACGCGAGCGGGCTCTCCCGCAAGGCGATCGAACAGGAACTCGAGGCGAGTCTCGATCGACTCGGCATGGACACGATCGACCTCTACCAGACCCACCGATGGGACTACGACACGCCGATCGGCGAGACCCTGCGCGCCCTCGACGACGCGGTCCGGCGCGGACAGGTGCGGTACGTCGGGACGTCGTCGATGTGGGCCCACCAGTTCGCCGAGGCACTCCAGGCCAGCGATGCGCTGGGTCTCGAGCGGTTCGCGACGATGCAGAACCACTACAACGTCCTCTATCGCGAGGAGGAGCGCGAGATGTTGCCTCTGTGTGAGAAAGAAGACGTCGGCGTCATTCCGTGGTCGCCGCTGGCCCGCGGCGTCGCGACCCGCCCCCACGAGGAAATCGAGTCGACGACGCGAGGCCAGACCGACCAATATCTCGAGCAGATGTCGTACCTCCAGGGTGGGGGCGAGGAGATCAACGAACGCGTACAGGAACTCGCCGACGACGAGGGTGTCTCGATGGGGCAGATCTCTCTCGCCTGGCTGCTCCACAAGGACTGGGTCGACGCCCCCATCGTCGGGACGACCAGCGTCGAACACTTAGAGGACGCCGTCGAAGCCCTCGAGATCGACCTCTCGGACTCCGATATGGAGTATCTCGAGGAACCCTACGAGCCGCTGCCGGTCGCGGGCCACGAGTGA
- a CDS encoding LLM class F420-dependent oxidoreductase, with protein sequence MEIGTVLPQLEIGRDPATIADYARRVEASGYEHVLAYDHVLGVNPDRKDWDGPYDYESTFHEPLTTCSYLAGQTEELAFMTGILVLPQRQTALVAKQAAQLDLFTDGRFRMGVGVGWNEPEYVALGEDFSRRGKRIEEQVEVLRRLWTDELVDFEGEFHEIPDAGIRPLPVQRPIPLWMGGMAEPVKRRVARLADGWLPQFQPGDEAEEHLADLYEYAEDAGRDPDDIGLGGRMYAVPDEEDEWIERAQAWRDLGADYLSITTMYQGLEGEEHTAHLERVAAVLEDADLL encoded by the coding sequence ATGGAAATCGGTACCGTGCTCCCGCAACTCGAGATCGGGCGCGATCCAGCGACGATAGCCGACTACGCGCGGCGGGTCGAGGCGTCGGGGTACGAACACGTGCTGGCGTACGATCACGTCCTCGGCGTGAATCCGGACCGGAAGGACTGGGACGGCCCCTACGACTACGAGAGCACGTTCCACGAGCCGCTGACCACGTGCTCCTATCTGGCGGGCCAGACCGAGGAGTTGGCGTTCATGACGGGGATTCTCGTCCTGCCGCAGCGCCAGACCGCGCTCGTGGCGAAGCAGGCCGCACAGCTGGATCTGTTTACCGACGGCCGGTTCCGCATGGGGGTCGGCGTCGGCTGGAACGAGCCCGAGTACGTCGCGCTCGGCGAGGACTTCTCGCGGCGAGGGAAACGCATCGAGGAACAGGTCGAGGTGCTCCGCCGGCTCTGGACCGACGAACTCGTCGACTTCGAGGGAGAGTTCCACGAGATTCCGGACGCCGGCATCCGACCGCTGCCGGTTCAGCGGCCGATTCCGCTCTGGATGGGCGGCATGGCCGAGCCGGTCAAGCGCCGCGTCGCTCGACTCGCAGATGGCTGGTTACCCCAGTTCCAGCCGGGAGACGAGGCCGAGGAGCACCTCGCGGACCTCTACGAGTACGCCGAAGATGCGGGCCGAGACCCCGACGACATCGGCCTCGGCGGCCGGATGTACGCCGTTCCCGACGAGGAAGACGAGTGGATCGAACGCGCCCAGGCCTGGCGGGACCTCGGTGCTGACTACCTCTCGATCACGACGATGTACCAGGGGCTCGAGGGCGAGGAACACACGGCTCACCTCGAGCGAGTCGCGGCGGTACTGGAGGACGCCGATCTGCTGTAG
- a CDS encoding cytochrome-ba3 oxidase subunit — translation MSLESVTPRHAAAVGLLAFGPVIVYGITHSALASIVTAINLVVIFGSLYVAMSPVEGGHGHGHSGDGNGTAS, via the coding sequence ATGTCCCTCGAGAGCGTCACGCCTCGCCATGCAGCGGCCGTCGGGCTGCTCGCGTTCGGTCCGGTGATCGTCTACGGGATCACGCATTCGGCGCTGGCAAGCATCGTCACCGCGATCAACCTCGTCGTCATCTTCGGTTCGCTGTACGTCGCGATGTCTCCGGTCGAAGGCGGGCACGGCCACGGCCACTCCGGAGACGGCAACGGGACCGCGAGCTGA
- a CDS encoding queuosine precursor transporter encodes MNQTRSRDGATIAQVALIGLFVTALVTAQLTASKVLAFELPFALPITGAQLVLPGAALAYALTFLASDCYTELYGRRAGQIVVNVGFVLNAVVLALVWSTIAAPAAPNSVDPDAFETALGASTNVVLGSLLAYLVSQNWDVIVFHRIRESTGAEKLWLRNIASTASSQAIDTVIFVSVAFAIAPAVLGVGAVLPTKVILSLMVGQYLLKFAIALLDTPIVYAIVSVVRSREELVAEDAHTV; translated from the coding sequence ATGAACCAGACACGGAGCCGCGACGGGGCGACGATCGCGCAGGTCGCGCTGATCGGCCTCTTCGTGACGGCGCTCGTGACCGCACAGCTGACCGCGTCGAAGGTACTCGCGTTCGAACTGCCGTTCGCACTTCCGATTACGGGCGCGCAACTCGTGTTACCCGGTGCGGCGCTCGCGTACGCGCTGACGTTTCTCGCGAGCGACTGTTATACCGAACTGTACGGTCGTCGGGCAGGGCAGATCGTCGTCAACGTAGGATTCGTCCTGAACGCCGTGGTCCTCGCGCTCGTCTGGTCGACGATCGCCGCGCCGGCCGCACCGAACAGCGTCGATCCCGATGCGTTCGAGACGGCGCTCGGCGCGTCCACCAACGTCGTCCTCGGGAGCCTGCTCGCGTACCTCGTCAGTCAGAACTGGGACGTGATCGTCTTCCACCGGATTCGGGAGTCCACTGGCGCCGAGAAACTCTGGCTTCGCAACATCGCGTCGACGGCGAGCAGTCAGGCGATCGACACCGTCATTTTCGTCTCGGTCGCGTTCGCTATCGCACCCGCCGTCCTCGGCGTCGGCGCCGTTCTGCCGACGAAGGTCATCCTCTCGTTGATGGTCGGTCAGTACCTGCTGAAATTCGCGATCGCGCTCCTCGACACGCCGATCGTCTACGCGATCGTCTCCGTCGTGCGCTCACGCGAGGAACTCGTCGCCGAAGACGCTCACACTGTCTGA
- a CDS encoding CDGSH iron-sulfur domain-containing protein: MTRLVELEERGPRKLEPSDTDDEKGDIAVCQCGLSESFPFCDGSHRRTRDEDDGTTYVYEDGERREVERVVTADDGEDA, encoded by the coding sequence ATGACACGACTCGTCGAACTCGAGGAGAGGGGACCGCGAAAGCTCGAGCCGTCGGACACCGACGACGAAAAGGGAGATATCGCGGTCTGTCAGTGCGGGCTCTCTGAGTCGTTTCCGTTCTGCGACGGGAGCCACCGACGGACGCGAGACGAGGACGACGGGACGACCTACGTCTACGAGGACGGTGAGCGCCGGGAAGTCGAGCGGGTCGTGACGGCCGACGACGGCGAGGACGCGTAA